ATCTTCTCCAAGCATCTACCGAACGTGAAGTTGGCTACTAGGATTGATGCCGATGGAAACGAAATACAGGTCGGTATATTTTGGAAGCCGCACGGCTTCCGTCGTTATCAGCGGTTTAATGACCTCCGGTATGTTTGCGACTAGGTTGAAAGAcgtgaggatgaggagcagaAGCGCAAGGAGCAGGACATCATCGAAACCCTCGTCGGTGCCGGGTACTATCGTGCCCACATCCAGGGCCTGTCGCCGTTCGACAAAATCGTCGGTGGGATGACCTGGTGCATCGAGGCCTGCGATTACGACGTCGACGTTGACCTGCTGTTCCACGAGAACCTTACCATAGGCCAGAAAATGTACGTACCGTCAGGGTGCCACCGGTCCAGCTTCGCCGCTTCCTggttttgtatatttttttttctatttccggTTACAGTGCACTGACGGAGAAGATTGTGGCCGTGCTTCCGCGTATGCAGTGTCCGTTCCTGATAGAACCGCATCAAATTCAGGGCCTGGATTTCATCAACATATTCCCGGTGGTACAGTGGCTCGTAAAGCGGTCGGTGGAGAACCGCAGCAAAAAGGCCGATACATTGCGCAAACTAGCGGCCACTCAGTTCCAGAACCATTTCACGCTCGGTGCCGACCGTGAGTTGCAGCGGTTACGCGTTAAACAGTTGGACAATCTGCGTGCGGTCGAGGGAAAGTATCCACCGAAACGTGCCTTCAAGCTGCGTAAAGCGGCCGGCGGTGGTTGGATACCAGTGCGTCCTAAGGATGCAGCGGACGATACGGCGGACGAGGAACATACCGGTGAAGATGGAATCGACAGTGCGatacaggaggaggaagaagaaacggtTCAGCTTTCCGAGGAGCGTGAGGTAAGGCCGCGGAATAGCATGACaacttttgtgttttgttatttaagcttccttttttaatttatctttttattttttgcaataGTTTGATTTCGAgtctttgtttaaaaacctAGCGCGTGAGGTAATGATCAACATGAATTGCAGCTTACAGTGTCGATTATTTCATGAAGGAACATCATTGCACATATTTCAGCACAACCTTCCGACGGACCTATCGGAAACGGATCATGCAGCTTTAACGAAGAATTACGATGAATGGAAGCAGCAAGCGGCTGCCTCTTCAGAAACGGCGGCTTCCCTGGCCGAACGCAACCAGATCAAAACTTTACTGACCGCAAAGCTTGCTTTGGTAAAGAAAGTGGAACAGGCGCTGGAAGAGTTTGAA
The sequence above is a segment of the Anopheles darlingi chromosome 2, idAnoDarlMG_H_01, whole genome shotgun sequence genome. Coding sequences within it:
- the LOC125960164 gene encoding coiled-coil domain-containing protein 93 isoform X1, which translates into the protein MATKNIFSKHLPNVKLATRIDADGNEIQVERREDEEQKRKEQDIIETLVGAGYYRAHIQGLSPFDKIVGGMTWCIEACDYDVDVDLLFHENLTIGQKIALTEKIVAVLPRMQCPFLIEPHQIQGLDFINIFPVVQWLVKRSVENRSKKADTLRKLAATQFQNHFTLGADRELQRLRVKQLDNLRAVEGKYPPKRAFKLRKAAGGGWIPVRPKDAADDTADEEHTGEDGIDSAIQEEEEETVQLSEEREFDFESLFKNLAREHNLPTDLSETDHAALTKNYDEWKQQAAASSETAASLAERNQIKTLLTAKLALVKKVEQALEEFEQFQKTVTEEERCLQQTVERKESLEEEIKNLDNLEISEENQKILDRAKQLVLKNENMKKLETQFKENCKKELAELQAKIDKAETSTPDDDMVELQRQLDMEQERLKSLRLQLAKKNRAYVSINRQLDNIPDRTELAQYQRRFLELYNQVSAKHRETKQFYTLYNTLDDTKVYLEKEMSLLNSIYDNYGGAMQKPHTREQFIQQFDSIVEGIRTTKASLRRKCDDERSKRDALNGQLQLLVEQQRKYAATVKQLTLECQRNEALMQHLKALKIASSAGNQTRPS
- the LOC125960164 gene encoding coiled-coil domain-containing protein 93 isoform X2; the encoded protein is MATKNIFSKHLPNVKLATRIDADGNEIQVERREDEEQKRKEQDIIETLVGAGYYRAHIQGLSPFDKIVGGMTWCIEACDYDVDVDLLFHENLTIGQKIALTEKIVAVLPRMQCPFLIEPHQIQGLDFINIFPVVQWLVKRSVENRSKKADTLRKLAATQFQNHFTLGADRELQRLRVKQLDNLRAVEGKYPPKRAFKLRKAAGGGWIPVRPKDAADDTADEEHTGEDGIDSAIQEEEEETVQLSEEREHNLPTDLSETDHAALTKNYDEWKQQAAASSETAASLAERNQIKTLLTAKLALVKKVEQALEEFEQFQKTVTEEERCLQQTVERKESLEEEIKNLDNLEISEENQKILDRAKQLVLKNENMKKLETQFKENCKKELAELQAKIDKAETSTPDDDMVELQRQLDMEQERLKSLRLQLAKKNRAYVSINRQLDNIPDRTELAQYQRRFLELYNQVSAKHRETKQFYTLYNTLDDTKVYLEKEMSLLNSIYDNYGGAMQKPHTREQFIQQFDSIVEGIRTTKASLRRKCDDERSKRDALNGQLQLLVEQQRKYAATVKQLTLECQRNEALMQHLKALKIASSAGNQTRPS